The Mycolicibacterium smegmatis genome has a window encoding:
- the lipA gene encoding lipoyl synthase gives MTVVPEGRKLLRLEVRNAQTPIERKPPWIKTRAKMGPEYTELKGLVRREGLHTVCEEAGCPNIFECWEDREATFLIGGEQCTRRCDFCQIDTGKPADLDRDEPRRVAESVQAMGLRYSTVTGVARDDLPDGGAWLYAETVRFIKRLNPNTGVELLIPDFNGNPEQLEEVFESRPEVLAHNVETVPRIFKRIRPAFRYDRSLAVITAARNFGLVTKSNLILGMGETIDEVRTALRDLHDAGCDIITITQYLRPSPRHHPVERWVHPDEFVELSAYAEGLGFAGVLAGPLVRSSYRAGKLYAQAARVRFADQPPVS, from the coding sequence GTGACTGTCGTGCCAGAGGGACGCAAGCTGCTGCGACTGGAGGTCCGCAACGCGCAGACCCCCATCGAGCGCAAGCCACCGTGGATCAAGACCCGCGCCAAGATGGGCCCGGAGTACACCGAGCTCAAGGGTCTGGTGCGGCGCGAGGGTCTGCACACGGTCTGTGAAGAGGCCGGCTGCCCCAACATCTTCGAATGCTGGGAGGACCGCGAGGCCACGTTCCTCATCGGCGGTGAACAGTGCACGCGGCGTTGTGACTTCTGCCAGATCGACACCGGCAAGCCGGCCGACCTGGACCGTGACGAACCGCGCCGGGTCGCCGAGAGCGTGCAGGCCATGGGTCTGCGGTACTCGACGGTCACGGGCGTGGCGCGCGACGACCTGCCCGACGGCGGCGCCTGGTTGTACGCCGAGACTGTGCGCTTCATCAAGCGTCTCAACCCCAACACGGGCGTCGAACTTCTGATCCCCGACTTCAACGGCAACCCCGAGCAGCTCGAGGAAGTTTTCGAGTCGCGTCCGGAAGTGTTGGCGCACAACGTCGAAACGGTGCCGCGCATCTTCAAGCGGATTCGCCCGGCGTTCCGTTACGACCGTAGCCTCGCGGTGATCACCGCGGCCCGCAACTTCGGTCTGGTCACCAAGTCCAACCTGATCCTCGGCATGGGCGAGACCATCGACGAGGTGCGCACCGCGCTGCGTGACCTGCACGACGCCGGCTGCGACATCATCACCATCACGCAGTACCTGCGCCCGTCGCCGCGCCACCACCCCGTGGAGCGGTGGGTGCACCCCGACGAATTCGTCGAGCTCTCGGCCTATGCCGAGGGTCTCGGATTCGCCGGAGTGTTGGCCGGGCCACTCGTGCGGTCGTCCTACCGCGCGGGCAAGCTCTACGCACAGGCCGCACGGGTGCGATTCGCAGATCAGCCCCCCGTATCCTGA
- a CDS encoding DUF4191 domain-containing protein has protein sequence MAKTRNTAETKAAKAAAKAARKEASKQRRSQLWQAFQIQRKEDKRLVPYMAGAFVLIVAIAVVAGLLIGGFTKFTLIPLGVVLGALVAFIIFGRRAQKSVYRKAEGQTGAAAWALDNLRGKWRVTPGVAATGHFDAVHRVIGRPGVIFVGEGAPNRVKPLLAQEKKRTARLVGETPIYDIIVGNGEGEVPLAKLERHLNKLPANITVKQMDAIESRLAALGTKVGPAAVPKGPLPQAAKMRGVQRTARRR, from the coding sequence ATGGCGAAGACGCGCAACACCGCTGAGACGAAAGCTGCGAAGGCCGCGGCGAAGGCAGCCCGCAAGGAGGCCTCCAAGCAGCGCCGCAGCCAGTTGTGGCAGGCGTTCCAGATCCAGCGCAAAGAAGACAAGCGGCTCGTGCCGTACATGGCGGGCGCTTTTGTGCTGATCGTCGCGATCGCGGTGGTCGCAGGCCTGCTCATCGGCGGTTTCACGAAGTTCACACTGATCCCGCTCGGCGTGGTGCTCGGCGCGCTGGTCGCGTTCATCATCTTCGGCCGGCGCGCGCAGAAGTCCGTGTACCGCAAGGCCGAGGGTCAGACCGGCGCCGCGGCCTGGGCGCTGGACAACCTGCGCGGCAAGTGGCGCGTGACGCCGGGCGTCGCGGCCACCGGCCACTTCGACGCCGTGCACCGCGTCATCGGCAGGCCCGGTGTGATCTTCGTCGGCGAGGGCGCCCCCAACCGGGTCAAGCCGCTGCTCGCGCAGGAGAAGAAGCGCACCGCGCGCCTGGTCGGCGAGACCCCGATCTACGACATCATCGTCGGCAACGGCGAGGGTGAGGTGCCGCTGGCCAAACTGGAGCGCCACCTCAACAAGCTGCCCGCCAACATAACCGTCAAGCAGATGGACGCGATCGAGTCGCGGCTGGCCGCGCTGGGCACCAAGGTCGGTCCGGCCGCGGTCCCGAAGGGTCCGCTGCCGCAGGCCGCCAAGATGCGCGGGGTGCAGCGCACGGCGCGTCGTCGCTGA